A region of Lycium barbarum isolate Lr01 chromosome 1, ASM1917538v2, whole genome shotgun sequence DNA encodes the following proteins:
- the LOC132602894 gene encoding autophagy-related protein 13a-like isoform X2 encodes MDFQNNPQGEHGRFEQILAQFLLKSLHIILDSRVPSIRPYGGIGEVKKSDRWFNLVLGDRPAVLDNLNLLHRNLGEPMIIDIILVQDKPSTTSSEHNSGTTFAGPYIDTVIERWVVQCENRRLMVPQMGDSSFKKIYKKSIILLRSLYSMMRLLPAFKAFRKLSSSSQSCYFDINFKVSSFSEPFSRAEEEMMKQYTFTPVDAQQGRLSLSVTYRETLVDFNLETSASFPPEIITDYVGSPLTDPMRSFPLTSTDKGVHHTSFPLRRTQSSNSAPGQRPQSWTSGLFRAPSLPQPYVGSPPLYHAPYELSSSVSDVYGQRVPPNYKFLTHQKATFDDDQLSPPFSPYASPSPPTCLSGVNIPHPLIGRTSRHLSPNLSDPNRHSLPPMSPRSTKHDSSRKMDFLRAPESDTGTTNPGQKVSADARDDSGRFSAVLSSSGSPRVGFSRSSSSRLSFQDDLDDCPFIVDDVDTSDSRARLDIIRSWTSGSIEN; translated from the exons ATGGATTTTCAGAATAACCCACAGGGTGAACATGGAAGATTTGAGCAAATACTTGCTCAATTTCTTTTGAAAAGCTTGCATATTATTTTGGACTCGAGGGTTCCTTCGATACGACCTTATGGTGGGATTGGAGAGGTGAAGAAGAGTGACAGGTGGTTCAATTTGGTGTTGGGAGATCGTCCTGCTGTTCTTGATAACCTGAATTTGTTGCACAGAAATTTGGGGGAACCGATGATAATAGATATAATACTTGTTCAAGATAAACCTAGTACTACTTCATCGGAGCACAATTCAGGTACAACATTTGCAGGGCCATATATAGATACCGTTATAGAGAGATGGGTCGTGCAATGTGAGAATCGGAGGTTAATGGTTCCTCAAATGGGTGATTCCTCTTTCAAGAAAATATACAAGAAATCTATTATACTCCTCCGTTCCCTTTACTCAATGATGAGGCTTCTGCCTGCGTTCAAGGCCTTCAGGAAACTATCTTCGTCAAGTCAGAGTTGTTATTTTGATATTAATTTTAAGGTATCTTCATTTAGTGAGCCATTCTCAAGGGCAGAGGAGGAGATGATGAAGCAATATACTTTTACTCCAGTTGATGCCCAGCAAGGCCGTCTTTCTTTATCCGTAACATATCGTGAAACTCTGGTGGACTTCAACCTGGAGACTTCTGCATCCTTTCCACCTGAGATCATTACGGATTATGTTGGTAGTCCACTCACTGATCCTATGAGGTCATTCCCTTTGACCTCAACGGATAAGGGTGTTCATCATACTTCATTTCCATTGAGAAGGACACAGTCATCTAATTCAGCACCTGGTCAGCGCCCGCAGAGTTGGACAAGTGGTCTCTTCAGGGCACCTTCTTTACCTCAGCCATATGTAGGATCTCCACCTTTATACCATGCACCATATGAGCTTTCATCTTCAGTCAGTGATGTATATGGACAGAGGGTTCCACCTAACTACAAATTTCTCACTCACCAGAAAGCAACTTTTGATGATGATCAGCTTTCCCCTCCATTTTCTCCATATGCGTCTCCTTCTCCACCCACATGTCTCTCAGGTGTAAATATCCCTCATCCATTGATAGGCAGAACCTCCAGACACCTATCTCCTAATTTGTCTGATCCAAACAGGCATTCTCTCCCACCTATGTCACCTAGAAGCACAAAGCACGATTCTTCAAGGAAAATGGATTTTCTAAGGGCTCCAGAGTCAGATACTGGGACTACTAATCCTGGACAAAAG GTGTCTGCAGATGCTAGAGACGATTCAGGGCGGTTCTCAGCTGTGCTATCTTCAAGCGGTTCGCCACGTGTTGGATTTTCTAGAAGTTCTAGCAGCAGATTATCTTTTCAGGATGACTTGGATGACTGTCCTTTtatagttgatgatgttgataCTTCTGATTCCCGAGCCAG GTTGGACATCATAAGAAGCTGGACTTCAGGTAGTATTGAGAATTGA